The proteins below are encoded in one region of Candidatus Neomarinimicrobiota bacterium:
- the radA gene encoding DNA repair protein RadA, with amino-acid sequence MTVKTKTLYVCANCGATSPKWSGKCGECGEWNTFSEEVVSRSSKKRGKTFSGAESPKPLSEFETETFPRVSTTLGELDRVLGGGLMPGSIVLIAGDPGIGKSTLMLQMAAKVSGGIKGDVIYCAGEESGNQVKMRADRLGLDASGISLLPENNIDVVSELMYTKKNALLIVDSIQTAFTENLESFAGSVSQVRETAGMLLKMAKKTGNTVFIVGHITKEGSIAGPKMLEHTVDTVLYMEGEKLNSYRVLRSIKNRFGSTNEIGVFEMRENGLVEVENPSGFFLSGREELVPGSVVVASMEGTRPILIELQALVSRSSYGIPQRNTTGVDSRRLSMIIAVLEKRAGLSMGMNDIFVNAAGGLKISETSIDLGTAVAMASSFKDKPVEYNIVVVGEIGLGGEVRPVSSLNRRLKEAFDLGFKHAVIPKANGKAVHAPKGMRLSEVSSVTETLALLL; translated from the coding sequence ATGACAGTTAAGACCAAAACCCTGTACGTATGCGCTAACTGCGGCGCCACTTCGCCGAAATGGAGCGGGAAATGCGGCGAATGCGGCGAGTGGAACACATTCTCCGAAGAAGTCGTTTCCCGGTCGAGTAAAAAGCGGGGGAAAACGTTTTCCGGTGCCGAATCACCTAAACCGCTCAGTGAATTCGAAACTGAGACTTTTCCGAGGGTAAGTACGACCTTAGGAGAGCTCGACAGAGTCTTAGGAGGGGGATTGATGCCCGGTAGCATTGTATTGATAGCGGGCGATCCCGGGATAGGAAAATCTACGCTGATGCTTCAAATGGCTGCGAAGGTTTCGGGCGGTATAAAAGGAGATGTAATTTACTGTGCCGGAGAGGAATCAGGGAATCAGGTGAAAATGAGGGCGGACAGGCTTGGGCTCGACGCCTCAGGCATCAGTCTACTCCCGGAAAATAATATAGACGTTGTCAGTGAGCTAATGTATACAAAAAAGAATGCCCTCCTGATAGTGGATTCGATACAAACGGCTTTTACCGAAAACCTCGAAAGCTTCGCCGGCAGCGTCTCACAGGTCAGAGAAACCGCCGGTATGCTGCTGAAAATGGCGAAAAAAACCGGCAACACGGTATTTATCGTCGGGCACATCACAAAAGAAGGTTCCATCGCGGGACCGAAAATGCTCGAACATACCGTCGATACCGTCTTATATATGGAAGGGGAAAAACTCAATTCCTACCGGGTGCTGCGGTCGATTAAAAACCGGTTCGGTTCCACAAACGAAATAGGCGTATTCGAAATGCGCGAGAACGGATTGGTGGAGGTGGAAAATCCATCCGGATTCTTTCTCTCCGGAAGGGAGGAGTTGGTTCCCGGTTCAGTGGTTGTCGCCAGCATGGAAGGTACCCGGCCTATACTCATAGAGCTTCAGGCGCTTGTCAGCCGCTCGTCTTACGGGATTCCTCAAAGAAATACCACCGGTGTCGACAGCCGCAGGTTATCAATGATCATAGCAGTGTTGGAAAAACGCGCCGGATTGTCAATGGGCATGAACGACATATTCGTGAATGCCGCCGGAGGTCTGAAGATTTCCGAAACTTCCATCGATTTGGGTACGGCAGTCGCTATGGCTTCCAGCTTCAAGGATAAACCGGTCGAATATAACATAGTCGTGGTCGGAGAAATCGGGCTCGGGGGAGAGGTTCGCCCCGTATCGTCTCTGAACAGGCGGTTAAAAGAGGCGTTTGATCTCGGGTTCAAGCATGCGGTTATTCCCAAGGCTAACGGAAAAGCTGTTCATGCCCCGAAGGGAATGAGATTGTCTGAAGTATCTTCCGTTACGGAAACGCTGGCGCTGCTGCTATGA
- the tgt gene encoding tRNA guanosine(34) transglycosylase Tgt, with the protein MRDKLFHLNSVDATGARAGTLSTGHGEVHTPTFMPVGTYGAVKSLSPEDLKKTGAGIMLGNAYHLYLRPGVETVSKLGGLHNFIGWDAPMLTDSGGFQVFSLAHMREIDENGVTFRDHIDGSSHHFTPSKVIEIERKIGADIVMTFDECAPYPSTEEYASAAERRTARWAAECKEKFDSTEPLYGYDQYLFGIIQGSVYKDLRRKSAGEIVSLDFDGYAVGGLAVGEPSETMYELCEFNASLLPDDKPRYLMGVGKPEDLVECVGMGIDMFDCVVPTRNARKGTVYTSKGKLNLNNESYKEDAKPIEDGCSCESCTEYSRAYLRHLFKMGETLAGRAATIHNLHYYMKLMRDMREAIMENKFEEFRSKFYASRINIKNKKQLAEETA; encoded by the coding sequence ATGAGAGATAAATTATTTCACCTGAACAGCGTTGATGCCACCGGAGCACGCGCCGGAACACTGAGCACGGGACACGGTGAGGTGCATACACCCACGTTCATGCCTGTCGGGACTTACGGCGCTGTCAAGTCGCTCTCTCCGGAGGATCTGAAAAAAACCGGCGCGGGGATAATGCTTGGCAACGCTTATCACTTATATCTTCGTCCGGGAGTGGAGACGGTAAGTAAGCTCGGAGGGCTTCACAATTTTATCGGCTGGGACGCACCGATGCTGACAGACAGCGGCGGGTTTCAGGTATTTTCGCTTGCTCATATGAGGGAGATCGACGAAAACGGAGTAACGTTTCGGGACCATATTGATGGTAGTTCTCATCACTTTACGCCGTCAAAGGTCATCGAGATAGAGAGGAAGATAGGTGCGGATATTGTGATGACTTTTGATGAATGCGCTCCTTATCCGAGCACGGAGGAGTACGCATCGGCAGCCGAAAGAAGAACGGCAAGGTGGGCAGCCGAGTGCAAAGAAAAGTTCGACTCGACCGAACCGCTTTACGGATACGATCAGTACCTGTTTGGAATTATACAGGGGAGCGTTTATAAAGATTTGAGACGGAAGAGCGCCGGGGAGATAGTCTCACTCGACTTCGACGGATACGCAGTAGGCGGATTGGCGGTAGGCGAACCCTCAGAGACTATGTATGAACTATGTGAGTTTAACGCATCGCTTCTGCCCGACGATAAACCGCGCTACCTAATGGGAGTTGGAAAGCCGGAAGACTTAGTGGAGTGCGTAGGAATGGGTATCGATATGTTCGATTGCGTCGTTCCCACTCGAAATGCGCGCAAGGGAACAGTCTACACTTCCAAGGGTAAGCTCAATCTGAACAATGAAAGTTACAAAGAAGATGCGAAGCCGATTGAGGATGGATGCTCCTGCGAGTCGTGCACTGAATATTCGAGGGCATATTTAAGGCATCTGTTCAAGATGGGCGAGACGCTTGCCGGCAGAGCCGCCACAATTCATAATTTGCACTATTACATGAAACTTATGCGTGACATGAGAGAAGCAATAATGGAAAATAAGTTTGAAGAGTTCCGTTCCAAATTCTATGCATCCCGCATAAATATTAAAAACAAAAAGCAGTTGGCGGAGGAGACAGCCTGA
- a CDS encoding HAD family phosphatase — protein MELNEELKRRFGKVKLIALDLDGTTLTGDKRITPEVGDAIRRAKDAGYVITFVTGRMFGATAPFARALNLDIPVVCMNGTLIADAHTGNVLYEQTLTKECARQVLNRVNGAPIHPFVYEGDNICHMVEDPDILKYLEWWAVNLKEVDEFSIQKYKKIYQVLFIGEMTTLKKIALDLKAQTDCDVVTFSYPSPRYPLHFLEIKSPGDSKGEGLRFLRDYYGYSKEETLAVGDYVNDFELLEEAGVAVAIANALDELKQKADYVTDLSNEENGVAQLLDLISECGARNK, from the coding sequence ATGGAATTGAATGAGGAATTAAAAAGACGATTCGGCAAGGTGAAGTTGATAGCTCTTGACCTGGACGGCACCACTCTGACAGGGGATAAAAGAATAACTCCGGAGGTGGGTGACGCTATCAGACGGGCTAAAGACGCCGGATACGTTATCACGTTCGTGACCGGAAGGATGTTCGGCGCAACAGCGCCGTTTGCCCGAGCGCTAAACCTCGACATACCCGTAGTATGTATGAACGGTACACTCATAGCCGATGCTCATACCGGAAATGTACTGTATGAACAGACTTTGACAAAAGAGTGCGCAAGACAGGTATTGAACAGAGTTAACGGAGCGCCTATCCACCCGTTTGTATACGAAGGAGACAATATTTGTCATATGGTCGAAGATCCTGATATCCTCAAATATCTCGAATGGTGGGCGGTCAATCTTAAGGAAGTCGATGAATTTTCCATACAAAAATATAAAAAGATATATCAGGTCCTCTTTATCGGTGAAATGACGACGCTTAAAAAAATCGCTCTGGATTTAAAAGCTCAGACCGATTGTGATGTAGTTACGTTCAGTTATCCTTCTCCGCGCTACCCCTTGCATTTTTTAGAGATAAAAAGTCCGGGTGACTCCAAAGGAGAGGGTTTAAGATTTCTTCGCGACTATTACGGATATTCCAAAGAAGAGACGCTCGCAGTGGGAGATTACGTAAACGATTTTGAATTACTCGAAGAAGCAGGGGTTGCCGTAGCGATAGCAAACGCATTAGATGAGCTGAAGCAGAAGGCTGATTACGTTACCGATCTTTCAAATGAAGAGAATGGAGTGGCGCAACTGTTAGACTTGATATCAGAATGCGGTGCAAGGAATAAATAG